Proteins encoded by one window of Streptomyces clavuligerus:
- a CDS encoding DUF397 domain-containing protein — protein MTDSLRWLKSSYSSNGGACVEWAPSYASETGVVPVRDSKRTDGPVLMVSAVAFAGLVTMVRRASL, from the coding sequence ATGACTGACTCTCTCCGCTGGCTCAAGTCCTCCTACAGCAGCAACGGCGGCGCCTGTGTCGAGTGGGCTCCTTCGTACGCGTCCGAGACGGGTGTCGTCCCGGTGCGTGACAGCAAGCGGACCGACGGCCCCGTCCTCATGGTGTCCGCCGTCGCGTTCGCGGGTCTGGTGACCATGGTCCGCCGGGCAAGCCTGTAA
- a CDS encoding FtsW/RodA/SpoVE family cell cycle protein: MSAPTGTAAAPPSATGRPGRRGVELTLLTAAVLISVLGYVITGVTRTGSVPDDALRYGAGLGALALLAHLAVRLRAPCADPLPLPIAVLLNGLGLVLIHRLDLEPPGGNAAPAQLVWSTLGVGLFIAVVTVLRDHRTLQRYAYLSVAAALVLMTVPIFFPAVNGARIWIRAGGLSFQPGEFAKILLAVFFAAYLAANHHTLSVTGRRLHRRLGRLRLPAGRVLGPVVTIWLVSVGVLVLERDLGTSLLFFGLFVVMLYVATGRTGWIAVGLLLAAAGAVAAGTLEPHVHGRVEDWLNPFATIEAGQGPGQVAQSLFAFGAGGLLGTGLGLGHSALIGFAATSDFVLATAGEELGLVGLTAVLVLYALLVARGYGYALRLRDPFGRLLAVGLSAIVALQVFVIAGGVTGLIPLTGMAMPFLAQGGSSVVTNWIIVALLIRLSDSARRAGPAPRPAGAVRHGGPAALPGGAVR, from the coding sequence ATGAGCGCACCGACGGGCACGGCAGCCGCTCCCCCGTCCGCCACCGGACGGCCCGGACGGCGCGGGGTCGAGCTGACCCTCCTCACCGCCGCCGTCCTGATCTCCGTACTCGGCTATGTGATCACCGGCGTCACCCGCACCGGCTCGGTCCCGGACGACGCCCTGCGCTACGGCGCCGGGCTGGGCGCCCTCGCCCTCCTCGCCCATCTCGCCGTACGGCTCCGCGCCCCCTGCGCCGATCCGCTGCCGCTGCCCATCGCGGTACTGCTCAACGGTCTGGGCCTGGTGCTGATCCACCGGCTGGACCTGGAGCCCCCGGGCGGGAACGCGGCCCCCGCGCAACTGGTGTGGTCCACCCTCGGGGTGGGGCTCTTCATCGCCGTCGTGACGGTGCTGCGCGACCACCGGACCCTCCAGCGGTACGCGTATCTCTCGGTCGCCGCCGCGCTGGTGCTGATGACGGTGCCGATCTTCTTCCCCGCCGTGAACGGGGCCCGGATCTGGATCAGGGCGGGCGGCCTCTCCTTCCAGCCGGGGGAGTTCGCCAAGATCCTGCTGGCGGTCTTCTTCGCGGCGTATCTCGCGGCCAATCACCACACCCTCTCCGTCACCGGCCGCCGACTGCACCGGCGGCTCGGCCGACTGCGGCTGCCCGCCGGTCGGGTACTGGGCCCGGTGGTGACGATCTGGCTGGTCAGTGTGGGTGTCCTCGTTCTCGAACGGGACCTCGGAACCTCTCTGCTCTTTTTCGGCCTCTTCGTGGTGATGCTCTATGTGGCGACGGGGCGCACCGGCTGGATCGCGGTGGGGCTGCTGCTCGCGGCGGCGGGCGCGGTGGCGGCGGGCACCCTGGAGCCGCATGTCCACGGACGCGTCGAGGACTGGCTGAATCCGTTCGCCACCATCGAGGCGGGCCAGGGCCCGGGCCAGGTGGCGCAGTCGCTGTTCGCCTTCGGCGCGGGCGGACTGCTCGGCACCGGGCTCGGACTCGGGCACTCCGCTCTGATCGGCTTCGCCGCCACTTCGGACTTCGTGCTCGCCACGGCGGGCGAGGAACTCGGGCTCGTGGGGCTGACGGCGGTGCTGGTGCTGTACGCGCTGCTCGTCGCGCGGGGGTACGGCTACGCGCTGCGACTGCGGGACCCCTTCGGGCGGCTGCTCGCGGTGGGGCTCTCCGCGATCGTGGCGCTCCAGGTCTTCGTCATCGCGGGCGGGGTCACCGGGCTGATCCCGCTGACGGGCATGGCGATGCCGTTCCTGGCGCAGGGCGGCTCCTCGGTCGTCACCAACTGGATCATCGTGGCGCTGCTGATCCGGCTCAGCGACTCGGCCCGGCGCGCCGGACCGGCGCCGCGACCGGCCGGGGCGGTCCGGCACGGCGGTCCGGCGGCGCTCCCGGGCGGGGCGGTCCGGTGA
- a CDS encoding penicillin-binding transpeptidase domain-containing protein — protein MIRCVRRSAAFSLLLLAALPVQAARVQLVDAGELDRNPANRRGAIARYAVPRGEILAGGRPVTGSRDTGQQLRFERVYREGPLYAPVTGFSSQTYGTTMVEDAEDAMLSGADPALASLPLWRDLSRSRPAGADVATTVEPAVQRAAFTGLGGRRGAAVAVDPSTGRILALVSSPSYDPGVLSGTGRAAREAWAELNARPTQPMLNRAIRQTYPPGSTFKIVTAAAALDAGVVTDADAPTGTPSPYVLPGTRTRLPDASPGCGDASLAYAIQWSCNTVLAHLGTRVGAEGMRQAVTRFGFNDPGLRVPSPVVPSNFDTDMSADQLALSSIGQFDTTATPLQMALVAAAVANGGELRRPYLVDRITSGNGTRTLAHGRRYAARRAMGPLTARLLRELMVRVVEQGTGAAAALPYATVGGKTGTAQHGLGNSGVPYAWFISWAQAHDSARPGVAVAVVVEDAEAVRGHISGGGDAAPIARAMMAAALTVPSPD, from the coding sequence GTGATCCGCTGTGTGCGGCGGTCGGCCGCCTTCAGTCTGCTGCTGCTGGCGGCGCTGCCGGTGCAGGCGGCGCGGGTGCAGCTCGTCGACGCGGGGGAGCTGGACCGCAATCCGGCCAACCGGCGCGGGGCCATCGCCCGTTACGCCGTGCCCCGGGGGGAGATCCTGGCCGGGGGGCGGCCGGTCACCGGCTCCCGGGACACCGGGCAGCAGCTCCGGTTCGAACGGGTCTACCGCGAGGGCCCGCTGTACGCGCCGGTGACGGGGTTCTCCTCGCAGACGTACGGGACCACCATGGTCGAGGACGCCGAGGACGCGATGCTCTCGGGTGCCGATCCGGCGCTGGCGTCGCTGCCGCTGTGGCGCGATCTCAGCCGCAGCCGTCCGGCGGGGGCGGATGTCGCCACGACGGTCGAACCGGCCGTGCAGCGGGCCGCTTTCACGGGGCTCGGCGGCCGACGGGGAGCGGCGGTGGCTGTCGATCCGTCGACCGGCCGGATCCTGGCACTCGTCAGCAGCCCCTCGTACGATCCGGGGGTGCTCTCGGGGACGGGCCGGGCCGCCCGGGAGGCTTGGGCGGAGCTGAACGCGCGGCCGACGCAGCCGATGCTGAACCGGGCGATCCGGCAGACCTATCCGCCCGGCTCCACGTTCAAGATCGTGACGGCCGCCGCCGCGCTGGACGCGGGGGTGGTCACCGACGCGGACGCGCCGACGGGGACGCCCTCCCCCTATGTGCTGCCGGGGACGCGCACCCGGCTGCCGGACGCGTCGCCGGGCTGCGGGGACGCGTCGCTCGCGTACGCGATCCAGTGGTCCTGCAACACGGTGCTGGCGCATCTGGGGACACGGGTCGGCGCAGAGGGGATGCGGCAGGCGGTCACCCGTTTCGGTTTCAACGACCCGGGGCTGCGCGTCCCGTCCCCGGTGGTGCCGTCCAACTTCGACACCGACATGTCGGCGGACCAGCTCGCGCTCTCCTCGATCGGGCAGTTCGACACGACGGCGACCCCGCTCCAGATGGCGCTGGTGGCGGCGGCCGTCGCCAACGGCGGCGAGCTGCGGCGGCCGTATCTGGTGGACCGGATCACCTCCGGGAACGGCACCCGGACGCTCGCCCACGGCCGCCGGTACGCCGCCCGGCGGGCGATGGGTCCGCTGACGGCGCGGCTGCTGCGGGAGCTGATGGTCCGGGTGGTCGAGCAGGGAACGGGCGCGGCGGCGGCCCTCCCGTACGCCACTGTCGGCGGCAAGACGGGGACCGCGCAGCACGGCCTCGGCAACTCCGGCGTCCCGTACGCCTGGTTCATCTCCTGGGCCCAGGCGCACGACAGCGCCCGCCCGGGGGTGGCCGTGGCGGTGGTCGTGGAGGACGCGGAGGCGGTACGGGGCCACATCAGCGGCGGCGGCGACGCGGCGCCGATCGCCCGCGCGATGATGGCGGCGGCCCTCACCGTACCCTCCCCCGACTGA
- a CDS encoding DUF3291 domain-containing protein, with protein sequence MAMTTYELAQVNIGRRKYALDAPEMKDFTDNLSPVNAVAEGFDGFVWRFRDETADNATEQRIFGDDQLLVNMSVWRDTAALTAFMYQGTHRELLSRRFEFFERVQEAMAALWWVPSGHRPTIADAEHRLTLLRTHGPTPDAFTLRTSFPPPTA encoded by the coding sequence ATGGCCATGACGACCTACGAACTCGCACAGGTGAACATCGGCCGCCGCAAATACGCCCTCGACGCACCCGAGATGAAGGACTTCACCGACAATCTCTCCCCGGTCAACGCGGTCGCGGAGGGTTTCGACGGCTTTGTCTGGCGGTTCCGGGACGAGACGGCGGACAACGCCACCGAACAGCGGATCTTCGGAGACGATCAGCTCCTGGTCAATATGTCCGTCTGGCGGGACACCGCCGCGCTGACCGCCTTCATGTACCAGGGCACGCACCGCGAACTGCTCTCCCGGCGCTTCGAGTTCTTCGAGCGGGTCCAGGAGGCCATGGCCGCGCTGTGGTGGGTGCCTTCCGGCCATCGCCCCACCATCGCCGACGCCGAGCACCGCCTCACCCTTCTGCGCACCCATGGCCCGACCCCGGACGCGTTCACGCTGCGGACCTCGTTCCCGCCGCCCACCGCCTGA
- a CDS encoding ADP-ribosylglycohydrolase family protein, translating to MTITVTHADRQAARRSLQGLALGDAFGERWFPLFRERERAQEEIRQRRTPEEDDWRWTDDTAMALVIHQVLDRHGEMDQDRLAAAFARAYADDRGRGYGAGMRELLPQLLEEPARWRELAPGLFDGGSLGNGASMRVAPLGAWFSADLGTAARQAELSARVTHAHPEGAAGAVAVAVAAALSVRGELSVSAVADRTPAGLVRDGLRRAAGVPFATAPREAAGILGSGTRVRADDTVPFAVWTAARHPADLESALWSTAEGFGDVDTTCAITGGIVAAATGVGGVPADWLSRREGLPLE from the coding sequence ATGACCATCACCGTGACCCATGCCGATCGTCAGGCCGCCCGCCGCAGCCTCCAGGGGCTTGCGCTGGGGGACGCGTTCGGGGAGCGCTGGTTCCCCCTCTTCCGGGAACGGGAGCGCGCCCAGGAGGAGATCAGGCAGCGCCGTACGCCCGAGGAGGACGACTGGCGCTGGACGGACGACACCGCGATGGCGCTGGTGATCCATCAGGTGCTCGACCGGCACGGGGAGATGGACCAGGACCGGCTGGCCGCCGCCTTCGCCCGTGCCTACGCGGACGACCGGGGCCGGGGCTACGGCGCGGGCATGCGCGAGCTGCTGCCGCAGCTCCTGGAGGAGCCCGCCCGCTGGCGGGAGCTGGCGCCGGGCCTGTTCGACGGCGGCAGCCTCGGCAACGGCGCGTCGATGCGGGTGGCCCCGCTGGGTGCCTGGTTCTCGGCCGACCTCGGGACGGCCGCCCGGCAGGCGGAGCTGTCCGCGCGGGTCACCCACGCCCACCCCGAGGGCGCCGCGGGCGCGGTCGCGGTGGCGGTGGCCGCCGCGCTGTCCGTACGGGGGGAGCTGTCCGTGTCCGCCGTCGCCGACCGCACCCCCGCGGGGCTGGTCCGGGACGGGCTGCGGCGCGCGGCCGGAGTGCCCTTCGCCACCGCCCCCCGCGAGGCCGCCGGGATCCTGGGCAGCGGCACCCGGGTCCGGGCCGACGACACGGTCCCCTTCGCCGTCTGGACGGCCGCCCGCCACCCCGCCGATCTGGAGTCCGCGCTCTGGTCCACCGCCGAGGGCTTCGGTGACGTGGACACCACCTGCGCCATCACCGGTGGCATCGTCGCCGCCGCCACCGGTGTCGGGGGCGTCCCCGCCGACTGGCTCAGCCGCCGGGAGGGCCTGCCCCTGGAGTGA
- a CDS encoding ferritin-like domain-containing protein, protein MSTYDRYTNPPASLDWQIPASGAARLSWEYDEGRESLLALYQKGKDKQWDGAKRIDWELEVDPYDPLGTPDEALAVHDTPYWTKMSARERADLHRHMASWQFSQFLHGEQGAMVCAARIVESAPDLDAKFYSATQTMDEARHAEIYARFLQDKVGMVYPINDNLQGLLGDTLRDSRWDMPYLGMQVLIEGLALAAFGLIRDLTDKPLPKQILAYVMQDEARHVAFGRMALRDYYRELSDAELREREEFVIEGCYLMRDRLKAVEVLENFGVPRTEADDLVERSEFQRIFRKLLFSRIVPCVKDIGLWGERLQRAYADMGVFEMGDANLDLLMSQDEEIAEELDRQRFAAEEEARAEEVAEAIRQGAGEEEPAA, encoded by the coding sequence GTGTCGACGTACGACCGCTACACGAATCCGCCCGCATCCCTGGACTGGCAGATCCCCGCCTCGGGCGCGGCCCGCCTGAGCTGGGAGTACGACGAGGGGCGCGAGAGCCTTCTCGCCCTCTACCAGAAAGGCAAGGACAAGCAGTGGGACGGCGCCAAGCGCATCGACTGGGAGCTGGAGGTCGACCCCTACGACCCCCTCGGCACCCCGGACGAGGCGCTCGCCGTTCACGACACGCCCTACTGGACGAAGATGAGCGCCCGGGAGCGGGCCGACCTCCACCGGCACATGGCCTCCTGGCAGTTCAGCCAGTTCCTCCACGGTGAGCAGGGCGCGATGGTGTGCGCCGCGCGGATCGTGGAGAGCGCGCCCGACCTCGACGCGAAGTTCTACTCCGCGACCCAGACCATGGACGAGGCCCGGCACGCCGAGATCTACGCCCGCTTCCTCCAGGACAAGGTGGGCATGGTCTATCCGATCAACGACAATCTCCAGGGCCTGCTCGGGGACACCCTGCGCGACTCCCGCTGGGACATGCCCTATCTGGGGATGCAGGTACTGATCGAGGGGCTCGCGCTGGCCGCGTTCGGGCTGATCCGCGATCTGACCGACAAACCGCTGCCCAAGCAGATCCTCGCCTATGTGATGCAGGACGAGGCCCGCCATGTGGCCTTCGGGCGGATGGCGCTGCGCGACTACTACAGGGAGCTGAGCGACGCGGAGCTGCGGGAGCGCGAGGAGTTCGTCATCGAGGGCTGCTATCTGATGCGGGACCGGCTCAAGGCCGTCGAGGTGCTGGAGAACTTCGGGGTGCCGCGCACGGAGGCGGACGACCTGGTGGAGCGCTCGGAGTTTCAGCGGATCTTCCGGAAGCTGCTCTTCAGCCGGATCGTGCCCTGTGTCAAGGACATCGGGCTCTGGGGCGAGCGGTTGCAGCGGGCCTATGCCGACATGGGCGTCTTCGAGATGGGCGACGCCAATCTCGATCTGCTGATGTCCCAGGACGAGGAGATCGCGGAGGAGCTGGACCGGCAGCGGTTCGCGGCGGAGGAGGAGGCAAGGGCCGAGGAGGTGGCGGAGGCGATCCGGCAGGGCGCGGGGGAGGAGGAGCCCGCCGCCTGA
- a CDS encoding AurF N-oxygenase family protein, producing MTPRSAPDFTLLHDALGPLRDREQVARRLLDASLRHSYDPDRDIDWDAPFLAGKWFLPPELVSLYDTPLWRRMSEEQRMELARHESASLASLGIWFEIILIQLLTRHIYDKPPTSDHVRYALTEIADECRHSMMFARMITKNGAPAYPVPRVHHQLARVLKTASTTPGSFAATLLGEEILDWMQRLTFPDERIQPLIRSITRIHVVEESRHVRYAREELRRQMVTAPRWQRRLTRLSCGEAARVFSVCFVNPAVYEQVGLDRRSAVAQVRASGHRREVMRTGAKRLTDFLDDIGVLRGPGRRLWRSSGLLA from the coding sequence ATGACGCCCCGGTCCGCACCCGACTTCACCCTGCTGCACGACGCGCTCGGCCCGCTCCGCGACCGCGAGCAGGTCGCCCGGCGCCTGCTCGACGCCTCGCTCCGGCACTCGTACGACCCGGACCGGGACATCGACTGGGACGCGCCCTTCCTGGCGGGCAAGTGGTTCCTGCCGCCGGAGCTGGTCTCCCTCTACGACACCCCGCTGTGGCGGCGGATGTCCGAGGAGCAGCGGATGGAACTCGCCCGGCACGAGTCCGCGTCGCTGGCCTCGCTCGGCATCTGGTTCGAGATCATCCTGATCCAGCTGCTGACCCGCCATATCTACGACAAGCCCCCGACCAGCGACCATGTGCGCTACGCGCTCACCGAGATCGCCGACGAGTGCCGCCACTCGATGATGTTCGCCCGCATGATCACGAAGAACGGCGCCCCCGCGTACCCCGTCCCCCGCGTCCACCACCAGCTCGCCCGGGTGCTGAAGACCGCCTCCACCACCCCCGGCTCCTTCGCCGCGACCCTGCTCGGCGAGGAGATCCTGGACTGGATGCAGCGGCTGACCTTCCCCGACGAGCGCATACAGCCGCTGATCCGCTCGATCACCCGTATCCATGTGGTGGAGGAGTCCCGCCATGTCCGCTACGCCCGCGAGGAATTGCGCCGCCAGATGGTGACCGCGCCGCGTTGGCAGCGCCGGCTCACCCGGCTGAGCTGCGGCGAGGCGGCCCGGGTCTTCTCCGTGTGCTTCGTCAACCCGGCGGTCTACGAGCAGGTCGGGCTCGACCGGCGCTCCGCCGTCGCACAGGTCAGGGCCAGCGGCCACCGGCGCGAGGTGATGCGGACGGGCGCGAAACGGCTCACCGACTTCCTCGACGACATCGGCGTCCTGCGCGGGCCCGGCCGCAGACTGTGGCG